The proteins below come from a single Stomoxys calcitrans chromosome 1, idStoCalc2.1, whole genome shotgun sequence genomic window:
- the LOC131995716 gene encoding uncharacterized protein LOC131995716, producing the protein MTEPAGQSTSTTGGSVVKPSPIHERFLFDCDHMISFCTSFEKSDITDQTDTLLEIKLEDLECRWKRLQVDYENLMLSPESFNTKDFKQNAKINFNVCSEAYYETRSQITDVLRISGRTGTRSMTRQSLDPRTPVSPQFPDNPDIYIKVPPCDTEVFKGGYEEWPSFRDMFTAVYVNHPKLTPAQKLYHLRNKTRGNAGAIVKRYPLCDENFNLAWTALKTRYENKRVLVDNQLKILFNIPVADVEDSESLQKIHSTVNDCLCTLNSLEVKVDSWDPILIYLISTKLPEVTISQWEQSLRSHRELPTWTQMDTFLVNRFEVVERISSFKSTKERQSLPEHSTSRSSIKIQTYASQESLTPCLLCEECHSIRICPEFRKFSIQERIDFIFRNKYCNNCLSIGHTKNKCKSKSSCLSCRKRHHTLLHLEDRTTMNSGPANGKTLLSSSNTIEKFDTKDATTSSETPKQTQANVTFNNETILLRTALVQIKYNGELFTIRALIDPGSQRSFLSEKIRNLLQIPYRRSFFEVGGIGAAVQKADKECDLVLYSRKHDFHCSVNAIILPKLTNKLPSVSFKKPDSPELRKLDLADPNFNKGSNIDLILGNDSERHINLDGIVRNICGVASAYNTIFGWVLSGPVPTETSHSFTTNVVPSEGAVLSDLLRKFWEIEEIPSTPQIPESHRYCEELYATTTTRDSDGRYVVRLPFKRDFPQNVYLGPSRFLALGQYARLEKSLSRDSELHDEYISVLNEYITLGHMEEISPQEICSQGKFYSFYLPHHAVVRPEHKSTKVRVVFNASRKTNSGCSLNDVLYTGPTLQADLVSTILNWRKFKYVYNGDIQKMYRQIKVHPEDRPYQRILFQRDSKSPIKDYQLSTVTFGINCAPFLAIRTLLQLASDTEEEFPQISKILRKETYVDDILSGGFTIEETLDSQAKLMAVLNTAGFPLKKITANDTRLLAHIRKEDLYDLNFLSLSETSSTKTLGMKWNALSDQFSYTAIPMQEQAKVTKRQVLSKVAQLFDPAGWITPIIIRAKILMQQLWLEDISWDEEISSESLYIWRNLLNDISHIEQIAIPRWIKHMPTDKVELHGFCDASKAAYCACVYVRSQTTTSSVFCNLLAAKSKVAPIKTISLPKLELNGALLLAKLIKYTTSVLDFDISTIILWTDASIVLGWLSKPPMTWETYVANRTSQILDLVPNAKFRYVPTHDNPADLGTRGCKPQDLQCNPLWWNGPPWLTRPESGWPKKISLTVPKPRIVSEVFHAETKVNDVLQRFSSYTRALRVLSYVYRFYYNSRSQFRTSHRFEGINLNQKELQFIKTRLILLSQQRYYEDEYKALLDSKPIPKNSSLSTFNPFLDCDQILRINGRLSNSMLPYKERYPIIIPEGVLNSRPISPLSEDPSELKALTPGHFLKGSPIMSLPEPLSPSISVINRWIKLKALHHQFAQRWKEDYLKALHKRYKWKYTAPDLKVDDFVIVIDDLLPPSEWRMGRIEKTYPGTDGKIRIVDVRTSTGVINRPIAKLCYLPSPSMNGRRQPNIYKCKLCDRFHALKVCPRFLDMTPRQRNIVVLKEMYCVNCLARSHRFRDCRSANMCQRCQRPHHTLLHSMYPEIMSRQSEQNVNQTNSRTANRPTKTQTKWVKNQRSNHTPGSNQQILSEAIRALASVLCSSSGPAACLK; encoded by the exons ATGACAGAGCCAGCAGGACAGAGCACGTCTACTACAGGTGGCTCTGTGGTCAAACCCTCACCGATTCATGAACGATTTCTATTCGACTGCGATCATATGATCAGTTTCTGTACATCGTTCGAAAAGAGTGATATAACTGATCAAACAGACACCCTTCTTGAAATCAAGCTTGAGGATTTGGAATGTAGATGGAAAAGACTGCAAGTAGACTATGAGAATCTCATGTTGTCCCCCGAATCGTTTAACACAAAAGACTTCAAGCAGAACGCAAAGATTAACTTCAATGTCTGCTCGGAGGCTTACTATGAAACACGATCGCAAATTACGGATGTTCTAAGGATATCCGGTAGAACAGGTACTAGGAGCATGACGAGACAAAGTCTCGATCCTCGAACCCCAGTCAGCCCTCAATTTCCAGACAACCCTGACATTTATATAAAGGTCCCCCCATGTGACACCGAAGTTTTCAAAGGTGGTTACGAAGAATGGCCTTCTTTTCGTGACATGTTCACGGCTGTTTACGTAAATCACCCAAAACTTACCCCCGCACAGAAGCTTTATCATTTACGTAACAAGACTAGAGGCAATGCAGGCGCAATTGTAAAAAGGTATCCACTGTGCGATGAGAATTTCAACCTTGCCTGGACGGCTCTTAAAACACGATATGAGAACAAGCGGGTCCTTGTCGacaatcagttgaaaattttgtttaacatcCCTGTTGCTGATGTAGAGGATAGTGAATCTCTACAGAAAATTCACTCCACTGTAAATGATTGCCTTTGTACATTGAATTCTTTAGAAGTTAAAGTTGATAGTTGGGATCCAATACTGATTTAtttgatttcaaccaaactcccTGAGGTGACCATATCTCAGTGGGAACAGTCATTGAGATCCCACCGTGAACTTCCCACATGGACACAGATGGATACATTTTTGGTGAACAGATTCGAGGTAGTGGAAAGAATTTCGAGTTTCAAATCCACGAAAGAGAGGCAAAGCCTTCCAGAGCATTCAACGTCCCGGAGTTCCATAAAGATACAGACATATGCATCCCAGGAGAGTCTTACACCCTGTCTGTTGTGCGAAGAATGTCATAGTATTCGAATTTGCCCTGAATTCCGTAAATTCTCTATCCAGGAGCGAATTGATTTCATCTTTAGGAATAAATACTGCAATAATTGCCTCTCCATTGGACACACTAAAAACAAATGTAAAAGTAAGAGCTCATGTCTGTCGTGCAGAAAACGGCATCATACTTTGTTGCACTTAGAGGATAGGACGACGATGAACTCTGGGCCTGCGAATGGCAAAACTCTTTTGTCTTCTTCCAACACAATTGAGAAATTTGATACAAAGGATGCAACGACATCGAGTGAGACACCGAAACAGACTCAGGCGAATGTCACCTTTAATAATGAAACCATTTTGTTAAGAACGGCTTTAGTTCAGATAAAATACAACGGCGAACTTTTTACGATTAGGGCATTAATCGACCCTGGGTCACAAAGATCCTTCCTATCTGAGAAAATCAGAAACTTATTACAAATCCCTTATCGAAGATCCTTTTTTGAAGTTGGGGGAATAGGAGCGGCGGTACAAAAGGCCGACAAGGAATGTGACCTCGTACTATACTCACGAAAGCACGATTTTCATTGCTCAGTTAATGCAATAATTTTACCCAAGTTAACTAACAAGTTGCCATCCGTCTCTTTCAAAAAGCCTGACTCTCCCGAACTCAGAAAACTTGATTTGgcagatccaaattttaacaagGGCTCAAATATCGATTTAATATTAGGTAATGACTCTGAACGTCATATTAATCTCGATGGCATTGTCAGAAATATATGTGGGGTGGCATCTGCATATAACACAATTTTCGGCTGGGTTCTCAGTGGTCCAGTGCCAACAGAGACCAGTCACTCATTCACTACAAATGTTGTACCTTCCGAAGGGGCGGTTCTTAGCGACTTACTTcggaaattttgggaaattgaaGAGATTCCTTCAACTCCACAAATTCCAGAATCCCATAGATATTGTGAAGAGCTGTATGCTACCACAACAACCCGTGACTCAGATGGGCGCTATGTGGTACGTCTCCCTTTCAAACGAGACTTTCCCCAAAATGTTTACCTAGGCCCATCTAGGTTTCTCGCTCTGGGACAATATGCCAGATTGGAGAAGTCGCTGTCCCGTGATTCAGAGCTTCATGACGAGTATATCTCAGTTCTGAATGAGTATATTACATTAGGCCATATGGAGGAGATATCGCCACAAGAAATTTGCTCCCAAGgtaaattttattcattttaccTCCCACATCATGCGGTAGTCCGCCCCGAGCATAAATCAACTAAAGTTAGAGTTGTTTTTAATGCTTCCCGTAAGACGAACTCAGGGTGCTCTCTAAATGACGTATTATACACAGGTCCAACACTTCAAGCGGATTTGGTATCTACTATTCTCAAttggagaaaatttaaatatgtttaTAATGGAGACATTCAGAAAATGTACCGTCAAATTAAGGTACATCCCGAGGATAGACCCTACCAACGGATTTTATTCCAAAGAGATTCAAAGAGCCCCATTAAAGATTATCAATTAAGCACAGTTACTTTTGGGATAAATTGTGCCCCATTTTTGGCTATAAGAACATTACTTCAACTCGCTTCGGATACGGAAGAAGAGTTCCctcaaatttccaaaattttacgtAAAGAAACTTATGTCGATGACATTCTGTCTGGTGGATTTACCATTGAAGAAACACTCGACTCCCAAGCAAAACTCATGGCAGTACTCAATACTGCAGGGTTTCCCTTGAAGAAAATCACTGCCAATGACACACGCTTACTCGCTCACATACGTAAGGAAGATTTATATGATCTAAACTTCTTAAGCTTATCCGAAACCAGTTCTACCAAGACATTAGGAATGAAATGGAACGCATTAAGCGATCAATTTTCCTACACTGCAATTCCTATGCAAGAGCAGGCGAAAGTAACGAAACGTCAAGTGTTGTCGAAAGTTGCACAGTTGTTTGACCCAGCGGGTTGGATAACTCCCATTATTATCAGAGCAAAAATTCTCATGCAACAGCTTTGGCTGGAGGACATAAGTTGGGATGAGGAAATTAGCTCTGAATCTCTCTATATATGGAGAAATTTGTTAAACGATATCTCACACATTGAACAGATAGCAATCCCAAGGTGGATTAAGCACATGCCCACGGATAAGGTGGAGTTACATGGATTTTGTGACGCCTCAAAAGCGGCATATTGCGCATGTGTCTATGTTCGATCCCAGACTACCACATCAtcagtattttgcaatttacttgCTGCAAAAAGCAAAGTTGCTCCCATAAAGACGATATCTCTTCCCAAATTAGAGCTCAACGGTGCCTTACTTTTGGCGAAACTAATTAAATATACTACAAGTGTTCTCGATTTCGATATTTCTACTATCATACTCTGGACAGATGCGTCAATTGTACTTGGATGGTTATCCAAACCACCAATGACGTGGGAAACGTATGTCGCAAATCGCACCTCTCAAATACTCGATTTGGTTCCGAATGCGAAATTTAGGTACGTACCTACCCATGATAATCCCGCTGATCTTGGCACTCGCGGCTGCAAACCTCAAGATCTCCAGTGTAATCCCTTATGGTGGAATGGCCCCCCTTGGTTGACAAGACCTGAATCAGGTTGGCCGAAGAAAATCTCGTTAACAGTACCCAAACCGAGAATTGTTTCAGAAGTGTTTCATGCCGAGACAAAAGTAAATGACGTTTTACAACGTTTTTCTTCGTATACACGAGCACTAAGGGTTCTTTCATATGTATATCGTTTCTATTATAATTCTCGTTCCCAATTTCGGACCTCTCATAGATTTGAAGGTATTAATTTGAACCAAAAAGAGTTACAATTCATTAAAACGCGTTTGATTTTACTCTCGCAACAACGCTATTATGAGGATGAATATAAAGCATTATTAGATTCAAAGCCCATTCCAAAGAATAGTAGTTTGTCTACTTTCAATCCATTTTTAGACTGCGATCAGATTTTGCGTATTAATGGGAGGCTATCTAACTCAATGCTTCCATACAAGGAACGTTACCCAATTATAATCCCTG AAGGTGTTCTGAATTCTCGACCTATTTCACCGCTGTCAGAAGATCCTTCAGAGTTAAAAGCACTCACACCTGGTCATTTTTTAAAAGGTAGCCCTATTATGTCCCTTCCGGAGCCATTATCACCTAGCATTTCAGTCATAAACCGATGGATAAAATTAAAAGCTTTGCATCATCAGTTTGCACAACGCTGGAAAGAAGACTACCTAAAGGCTTtgcataaaagatataaatgGAAATACACTGCCCCGGATTTGAAAGTTGATGACTTTGTTATAGTTATCGACGATTTGCTTCCCCCAAGTGAGTGGCGCATGGGTAGAATTGAGAAAACGTATCCAGGTACAGATGGAAAGATTCGTATAGTGGATGTACGTACATCCACGGGAGTTATAAATCGACCCATTGCAAAGTTGTGCTATCTACC GTCGCCATCCATGAATGGGCGTCGTCAGCCAAACATATACAAATGCAAGTTATGTGATCGTTTTCATGCTTTGAAGGTTTGTCCACGATTCTTAGATATGACTCCAAGGCAACGTAACATTGTCGTATTAAAAGAGATGTACTGTGTCAACTGCCTTGCGAGAAGCCATCGTTTCCGAGACTGTCGGTCCGCAAACATGTGTCAACGCTGCCAAAGACCACATCACACACTCCTGCATTCGATGTACCCGGAAATAATGTCACGACAAAGcgagcaaaatgtcaaccaaactaATAGCAGAACGGCCAACAGACCAACCAAAACCCAAACCAAATGGGTTAAAAACCAACGTTCCAATCACACGCCAGGATCAAACCAACAAATTCTATCCGAGGCAATTCGTGCTTTAGCCTCCGTCTTATGTTCATCTTCCGGCCCGGCGGCATGTCTAAAGTAA